The Humulus lupulus chromosome 4, drHumLupu1.1, whole genome shotgun sequence genome has a window encoding:
- the LOC133832712 gene encoding uncharacterized protein LOC133832712, with protein sequence MEEHRQANCNVIGELIKTKYMSIKRVHTPNDIISDMLDDYGVSMGYQKPWRAREKSLELARGNQDDSYQKLPIYLHMLKVSNPGITIISDMHKSIENVYPKAFHGACIFHLLNNIKVNFGVHGEDLNINFVKAAKAYRVQSFEHYMHEMDKIDTRIRPYLQKIGYCTWSRWHALTRRYTMMTSNIAESINAALKATRTLPITTMMEGLRSLVQKWVWKNGNKENGTFTQVTTDIETVLRENFIRAIKFQDFPVNTILYQVVVEDKGNFLVNLMEKTCECKRFQQDEIPCAHAIAVFAKTRLKTYDYVVDYYKTTTMKATYESTVHPLPNESEWTLPETLNKIVLKPNSRKPPGRPRRKGIRSRGEPKVQIKCGKCAQPGHNRKTCRNEPISKQRNPTKSKKLDK encoded by the exons ATGGAAGAGCACAGGCAAGCAAATTGCAATGTCattggagaactaataaaaacaaaatacatgtcaaTAAAGAGAGTACACACACCAAATGACATAATCAGCGACATGCTAGATGATTATGGTGTTTCAATGGGTTACCAAAAACCCTGGAGAGCAAGAGAAAAATCTTTAGAATTGGCAAGGGGAAACCAAGATGATTCATATCAAAAACTTCCCATCTACCTTCACATGCTAAAAGTCTCGAACCCAG GTATAACAATCATTTCAGACATGCACAAAAGCATAGAAAATGTATACCCAAAAGCTTTCCATGGAGCATGCATATTCCACCTGCTAAACAACATCAAAGTCAATTTCGGTGTCCATGGGGAGGACCTAAACATAAACTTTGTCAAAGCAGCAAAAGCATACAGGGTACAATCATTTGAGCACTACATGCATGAAATGGACAAGATTGACACTCGCATAAGACCGTATTTACAAAAAATTGGATATTGCACTTGGTCTAGATGGCATGCTCTAACAAGAAGATATACAATGATGACATCAAATATAGCCGAATCGATAAATGCTGCATTGAAAGCTACAAGAACGCTGCCAATCACTACAATGATGGAAGGCCTTCGAAGTTTAGTTCAAAAATGGGTATGGAAAAATGGTAACAAAGAAAATGGAACATTCACACAAGTAACAACAGATATTGAAACTGTGCTTAGAGAAAACTTTATTCGAGCCATTAAATTTCAG GACTTCCCAGTAAACACTATATTGTACCAAGTTGTGGTTGAAGACAAAGGAAATTTTCTGGTCAACCTAATGGAGAAAACATGTGAATGCAAAAGGTTCCAACAAGATGAAATACCGTGTGCACATGCAATAGCAGTATTCGCCAAAACACGACTGAAAACATATGATTATGTTGTTGATTACTACAAAACTACAACTATGAAAGCAACATATGAGTCAACTGTTCATCCATTGCCAAATGAAAGCGAATGGACATTGCCAGAGACTTTAAACAAAATTGTCCTAAAACCAAATTCAAGAAAACCACCAGGTCGCCCTAGAAGGAAAGGAATCAGATCTAGAGGAGAACCAAAAGTGCAGATAAAATGTGGAAAATGCGCACAACCAGGACATAATAGAAAAACATGCAGGAATGAACCAATCTCAAAGCAGCGAAACCCAACAAAGTCAAAGAAATTAGACAAATAA